In a genomic window of Pangasianodon hypophthalmus isolate fPanHyp1 chromosome 19, fPanHyp1.pri, whole genome shotgun sequence:
- the chst14 gene encoding carbohydrate sulfotransferase 14, with product MPPARNPECGARGASGSSVLRFSPAVSSRSTHRRRSALLPSVLTFAVIVASGGLLLLIEKGMLNGMHTPSPLGNGRKPDYRVAPRDPAVDVESQILQDIRNRTIRAMCGQQNTAQGVWSLSSLQRKTLLQHILVNEKHRFLYCYVPKVACSNWKRVLKVLSGTLADVHVQVKMDHHADLLFLSDFSPEEIRYRLRHYFKFMFVREPMARLLSAYRNKFGEIKAYQHKYGAEIIRRYRKGYAKNAKVAGDDVTFAEFVRYLLDEDPERMNEHWMPISNLCQPCAVQYNFIGSYERLESDAAYVLERVGAPQHVQFPERQAWYKPVTKETLHYYLCTVPQKLLRELLPKYILDFSLFGYPLPNITTEYCRH from the exons ATGCCGCCGGCTCGGAACCCGGAGTGCGGGGCGCGCGGCGCGAGCGGCTCCTCGGTGCTGCGCTTCAGTCCCGCAGTGAGCTCGCGCTCCACGCACCGCCGCCGCTCGGCCCTGCTGCCCTCCGTGCTCACGTTCGCCGTGATCGTGGCGTCCGGAGGCCTGCTGCTGCTCATCGAGAAGGGAATGCTCAACGGCATGCACACTCCATCGCCTCTGGGGAACGGCAGGAAACCCGACTACCGGGTCGCGCCGCGGGATCCAGCTGTGGACGTGGAATCGCAG ATTTTGCAGGATATCCGTAACCGCACTATCCGGGCGATGTGTGGCCAGCAGAACACAGCTCAGGGCGTGTGGTCTCTCAGCTCATTGCAGAGGAAAACCCTGCTGCAGCACATCCTGGTGAACGAGAAGCATCGCTTCCTCTACTGCTATGTCCCCAAGGTGGCCTGCTCCAACTGGAAGCGAGTGCTGAAGGTGTTGAGTGGCACGCTGGCTGATGTCCACGTTCAGGTGAAGATGGACCACCACGCTGACCTGCTCTTCCTCTCTGACTTCTCGCCTGAGGAGATCCGCTACCGTTTGCGCCACTACTTCAAGTTCATGTTTGTGCGTGAGCCGATGGCACGCCTGCTCTCTGCTTATCGGAACAAGTTCGGTGAGATCAAGGCCTACCAGCACAAATATGGCGCGGAGATCATCCGGCGTTACCGGAAAGGTTATGCAAAGAATGCGAAAGTAGCTGGGGACGACGTGACGTTTGCGGAGTTTGTGCGCTACCTGCTGGATGAGGATCCTGAGAGAATGAATGAGCACTGGATGCCCATATCTAACCTGTGCCAGCCGTGCGCTGTTCAGTATAACTTTATAGGCTCGTATGAGAGGCTAGAGAGTGACGCGGCATACGTGCTGGAGCGCGTCGGTGCACCGCAACATGTGCAATTTCCCGAACGTCAGGCATGGTATAAACCTGTTACAAAGGAAACATTGCATTATTATCTGTGTACTGTTCCTCAGAAGCTGCTTCGGGAACTTTTGCCAAAGTATATTCTAGACTTTTCTCTCTTTGGTTATCCTCTGCCCAACATCACCACTGAGTACTGTCGACACTAG